Proteins encoded by one window of Anderseniella sp. Alg231-50:
- a CDS encoding polyamine ABC transporter ATP-binding protein translates to MTRPIISIKNVTKRYPGVVAVNDVSFDILPNEFFALLGPSGCGKTTLLRMIAGLETSGTGDIIVDGQDMEGVPANKRPVNMVFQSYAVFPHMTVRDNVAYGLKVTGVAAAEILPRVEEALEMVQMGAMADRKPDQLSGGQRQRVALARALVKRPKVLLLDEPLSALDAKLREHMQLELARLQQVIGITFIIVTHDQDEALSMADRIAVMEKGGVRQIAGPEELYEKPHSRFVADFIGKINLIDATVSGASKTGVTCQAKGLGRVVVPHEGTASGSVSLAVRPEKLVLSDTAPASGSDFSAKGVIRDVAYYGDVSNVFVACADGLELAVNVQNDRAAAGLLENGREVHVSWHPSDTLILQE, encoded by the coding sequence ATGACAAGACCCATCATTTCCATCAAGAACGTCACCAAGCGCTATCCCGGCGTTGTTGCCGTGAATGATGTTTCATTCGACATCTTACCCAACGAGTTTTTTGCACTACTGGGTCCGTCGGGGTGCGGGAAAACCACCTTGCTGCGCATGATAGCCGGACTTGAAACGTCCGGTACCGGTGACATAATCGTGGACGGGCAGGACATGGAGGGCGTACCGGCCAACAAGCGCCCGGTGAACATGGTGTTCCAGTCCTATGCCGTGTTTCCGCACATGACCGTTCGCGACAATGTCGCCTATGGTTTGAAGGTAACCGGTGTTGCCGCGGCTGAAATTTTGCCGCGTGTCGAAGAAGCCCTCGAAATGGTCCAGATGGGCGCCATGGCCGACCGCAAGCCTGACCAGCTTTCCGGCGGCCAGCGCCAGCGTGTTGCTCTGGCCCGGGCCCTGGTCAAACGCCCGAAGGTGCTGCTGCTCGATGAACCGCTGTCGGCTCTTGATGCAAAGCTGCGCGAGCACATGCAGCTTGAACTGGCACGCCTGCAACAGGTCATCGGCATCACCTTCATCATTGTCACCCATGACCAGGATGAAGCCCTGTCGATGGCGGATCGCATCGCGGTCATGGAGAAGGGTGGCGTGCGCCAGATCGCCGGTCCGGAGGAACTTTACGAAAAGCCGCACTCGCGTTTCGTGGCCGACTTTATCGGCAAGATCAATCTGATTGATGCAACCGTCTCCGGGGCCTCAAAGACGGGGGTAACCTGTCAGGCGAAGGGATTGGGCCGGGTTGTTGTGCCGCATGAGGGGACCGCGTCAGGCAGCGTGTCACTGGCTGTGCGGCCCGAGAAACTCGTCCTGTCCGACACTGCGCCGGCTTCTGGTTCTGATTTTTCCGCCAAGGGCGTCATTCGCGATGTCGCTTATTATGGCGACGTCAGCAACGTTTTCGTCGCGTGCGCGGACGGCCTGGAGCTCGCGGTTAATGTGCAGAACGACCGTGCTGCAGCGGGCTTGCTGGAAAACGGCCGCGAGGTTCATGTAAGCTGGCATCCATCTGATACGCTCATCCTTCAGGAGTAA
- a CDS encoding ABC transporter permease subunit, which yields MTQRKSKRGPLDYGKSPWLIGFGLVTFVLLYAPIAQLIAFSFNDSKRTIVWRGFTTKYYAKAWNDASLVEAFVNSITIAVMCTVIATIIGTATALWLWRFRFPAKSAIEGVMALPIVIPEICMGVAVLVLYSRVGNWMRGFESGPIHWWNELFSVWPLNLGAITAAHVAFSFPFVAVVVRARLAGFNRELEEASKDLGASEWQTFWNVVLPVMMPGVIAGALLAFTLSLDDFVITFFTSGPETNTFPVKVYSLVRRGVSPDINAASTVLIIITLVATIIAMRMQAPSKTEG from the coding sequence ATGACGCAACGCAAGTCGAAACGCGGACCGCTGGACTACGGAAAATCTCCCTGGCTGATCGGGTTCGGTCTAGTCACCTTCGTTTTGCTCTATGCGCCTATCGCGCAGCTGATCGCCTTCAGCTTCAATGATTCAAAACGCACCATCGTGTGGCGTGGGTTTACCACCAAGTATTATGCCAAGGCCTGGAATGACGCTTCGCTCGTGGAGGCCTTTGTGAACTCAATCACTATCGCGGTCATGTGCACGGTGATCGCCACCATCATAGGGACGGCAACCGCGCTGTGGCTGTGGCGCTTCCGGTTTCCGGCAAAATCGGCGATTGAAGGCGTCATGGCGCTTCCCATCGTCATCCCGGAAATCTGCATGGGGGTGGCGGTGCTGGTGCTGTATTCCCGTGTCGGGAACTGGATGCGCGGATTTGAGTCGGGGCCGATCCACTGGTGGAACGAGCTGTTTTCCGTCTGGCCCCTGAACCTCGGAGCCATAACCGCTGCCCATGTAGCATTCAGCTTTCCGTTCGTGGCGGTTGTGGTTCGGGCCCGGCTTGCCGGTTTCAATCGAGAACTCGAAGAGGCCTCCAAGGACCTCGGAGCTAGTGAGTGGCAGACGTTCTGGAATGTGGTCCTGCCTGTCATGATGCCAGGTGTCATTGCCGGGGCGCTGTTGGCATTCACGCTGTCCCTGGACGATTTCGTCATTACATTCTTTACATCGGGGCCCGAGACCAACACCTTCCCGGTCAAGGTCTATTCACTGGTTCGCCGTGGTGTGTCACCTGACATCAATGCTGCCTCGACGGTACTCATCATCATTACTCTGGTTGCCACAATCATCGCCATGCGCATGCAGGCACCATCGAAAACCGAAGGCTAG
- a CDS encoding ABC transporter permease codes for MENWKQNKAVFWVTGLPGVVWLLVFFLIPLALIWGMSFGEKTSIIDIEITGTLANYIRSFEAVYLKIIWKSVWISFISTAVCLAIAYPVAFGICFSPARWRPLLLMLVILPFWINLLIRTYALIAVFRTRGSLNFTLEWLWNVAFLDKLIGPFQPLELLYNNGMVVIGMVYVFMPFMVLPLYATIERLDRSYLEASLDLGASQWRTFFSVTVPLTMPGIVSGIILVFIPTLGMFLVPDLLGGTNAIMIGNVITDQFKAANDWPFGAALSFLLMYVTFAALALRAFIGARMKGGVGV; via the coding sequence GTGGAAAACTGGAAACAGAACAAGGCTGTATTCTGGGTAACTGGGTTGCCCGGGGTGGTATGGCTGTTAGTGTTCTTCCTGATCCCGCTTGCCCTCATCTGGGGCATGTCGTTCGGTGAGAAAACCTCGATCATCGACATTGAAATCACCGGTACGCTGGCCAACTACATCCGGTCGTTCGAAGCCGTTTATCTGAAGATAATCTGGAAGTCCGTCTGGATTAGTTTCATCTCAACCGCGGTCTGTCTGGCGATTGCCTATCCGGTCGCGTTCGGCATCTGTTTTTCACCGGCCAGATGGCGGCCATTGCTGCTGATGCTGGTCATTTTGCCGTTCTGGATAAACCTGTTGATCCGCACTTATGCGCTGATAGCGGTATTCCGTACCCGCGGCTCGCTCAACTTCACCCTGGAATGGCTGTGGAACGTTGCGTTCCTGGACAAACTCATTGGTCCGTTTCAGCCGCTTGAACTGCTCTACAACAACGGCATGGTGGTTATCGGCATGGTCTACGTGTTCATGCCGTTCATGGTGTTGCCGCTGTATGCCACAATCGAACGGCTTGATCGGTCCTATCTCGAAGCCAGTCTTGACCTCGGCGCCAGCCAGTGGAGGACGTTCTTCTCCGTAACCGTACCGCTGACCATGCCCGGTATCGTGTCAGGTATCATCCTGGTGTTCATCCCGACGCTCGGAATGTTCCTGGTGCCGGACCTGCTGGGGGGCACCAACGCCATCATGATCGGCAATGTCATCACCGATCAGTTCAAGGCCGCAAATGACTGGCCGTTTGGTGCAGCCCTTTCGTTCCTGCTGATGTACGTCACTTTTGCAGCCCTTGCGCTGCGCGCCTTTATCGGTGCGCGCATGAAGGGCGGGGTCGGGGTCTGA
- a CDS encoding extracellular solute-binding protein, producing the protein MTYTPKFRASRRSVLKGSGAAFIGLTMMPRFAMSEEEKKLNFYNWDTYIGETTLADFNKASGIEVKMDLYADNAELFAKLKEGNPGYDVIIPTNDYVERMIAAGMLDELDKSKIANTANVADAFQDATFDPGRKHSVPYMWGTMGIGYRKSKVKDASSWKAVLDSSENAGRISLLGDGESVIGVTLQYLGHSFNSVVPAEMKAAEELLIKGKKDVKVYADDNGQDLLASGEVDLAMEWNGDIIQVMGEDDDLSYSVPGEGSLLWQDCVCIPKGAPHPENAHAFINYLLDADAGVHIADTIQYATANAAAKAKMDAKYTGNPGIFPPDEVIAKCEASLYSEEKTKLRNESWTRIQAA; encoded by the coding sequence ATGACATACACACCAAAGTTCCGTGCATCGCGCCGGTCCGTTCTTAAGGGATCGGGTGCTGCCTTTATCGGCCTGACCATGATGCCGCGTTTCGCGATGTCCGAAGAGGAGAAGAAGCTCAACTTCTATAACTGGGACACCTATATCGGCGAGACCACACTGGCTGACTTCAACAAGGCATCCGGCATCGAAGTGAAAATGGATCTGTATGCCGACAACGCCGAATTGTTCGCCAAGCTCAAGGAAGGCAATCCCGGCTACGACGTGATCATTCCGACCAACGATTATGTTGAGCGCATGATTGCCGCCGGCATGCTGGATGAGTTGGACAAATCGAAGATTGCGAATACGGCCAATGTTGCCGATGCCTTCCAGGATGCGACATTCGATCCGGGACGCAAACACTCCGTGCCCTACATGTGGGGCACGATGGGGATCGGTTACCGCAAGTCCAAGGTGAAGGACGCATCAAGCTGGAAGGCGGTGCTGGACAGCAGTGAAAACGCTGGCCGCATCTCCCTGCTGGGCGATGGCGAGAGCGTAATCGGCGTTACCCTTCAATACCTGGGTCATTCGTTCAACTCGGTGGTTCCCGCTGAAATGAAGGCTGCCGAAGAACTGCTCATCAAGGGCAAGAAAGACGTCAAGGTCTATGCAGACGACAACGGCCAGGACCTGCTGGCGTCCGGTGAAGTGGACCTGGCCATGGAATGGAACGGCGATATCATCCAGGTGATGGGCGAGGACGATGATCTGAGTTATTCCGTGCCGGGCGAAGGCAGCCTGTTGTGGCAGGATTGCGTCTGCATTCCAAAGGGCGCACCTCACCCTGAAAACGCACATGCATTCATCAACTACCTGCTGGACGCTGATGCCGGTGTACATATCGCGGACACCATTCAGTATGCGACCGCAAACGCGGCGGCCAAGGCCAAGATGGATGCCAAATACACCGGCAATCCGGGCATCTTCCCGCCTGACGAGGTTATCGCCAAGTGCGAGGCTTCGCTCTACTCGGAAGAAAAGACCAAGCTGCGCAACGAATCCTGGACCCGTATCCAGGCAGCCTGA
- a CDS encoding aminotransferase yields MNKNLNIEELVAADNAHHFHPFTDHKSLHSEGGARVITQASGVHIWDGKGNKLFDAMAGLWCVNIGYGRKELADAAYRQMQDLPFYNTFFKTTTVPATLLAEKVASLLPDRFKQIFFVNSGSEANDTMVRFIRRYWEVQGQPERQHIVSRHRAYHGSTCISASLGGMSAMHAQGGLPLPNFHHVLEPDWFQHGGDMSPEEFGLKAAREVEAKIKELGPDKVAAFVGEPIQGAGGVIVPPDSYWPYVQKVCREHGIPIVADEVICGFGRTGNWWGHETMGIDPDIVVMAKGLSSGYQPIGAVAVSDGLIGDFFDKGGEFFHGYTYSGHPVACAVALENIRIMQDEKLIEHTAAIAPYVEEKMGALSDHPIVGEVRVKGLIGAIELVRDKQTRARFDDLGRVGGICREHCFDNNLVMRACWDTMVFSPPLCITEAEVDEWVDLTRKALDATYADVKGELS; encoded by the coding sequence ATGAACAAAAATCTCAATATCGAAGAACTCGTTGCGGCTGACAACGCCCATCATTTCCACCCGTTTACCGACCACAAGAGCCTGCATAGTGAAGGCGGTGCACGCGTCATCACCCAGGCCAGCGGCGTCCATATCTGGGACGGCAAGGGCAACAAGCTGTTTGATGCCATGGCCGGGCTTTGGTGTGTAAATATTGGCTACGGCCGCAAGGAACTTGCCGATGCCGCCTACCGGCAAATGCAGGACCTGCCGTTCTACAATACGTTTTTCAAGACAACCACGGTGCCGGCAACCTTGCTGGCGGAGAAGGTTGCCAGCCTGTTGCCGGACCGGTTCAAGCAAATCTTCTTTGTCAATTCAGGATCGGAAGCCAACGACACGATGGTGCGGTTTATCCGTCGCTATTGGGAGGTACAGGGCCAGCCCGAGCGCCAGCACATAGTATCACGCCACCGCGCCTATCATGGTTCGACCTGTATTTCAGCGTCGCTGGGCGGCATGTCGGCCATGCATGCCCAGGGCGGGCTGCCGCTGCCCAACTTCCATCACGTGCTTGAACCTGACTGGTTCCAGCATGGCGGCGACATGAGCCCGGAGGAATTCGGCCTCAAGGCGGCCAGGGAAGTGGAAGCAAAAATCAAGGAACTGGGGCCTGACAAGGTTGCAGCCTTTGTCGGCGAACCCATTCAGGGTGCCGGCGGTGTGATCGTGCCGCCGGACAGCTACTGGCCCTACGTTCAAAAAGTCTGCCGCGAACACGGTATTCCGATTGTGGCCGATGAAGTGATCTGTGGTTTCGGCCGCACCGGAAACTGGTGGGGTCATGAGACCATGGGCATCGATCCCGACATCGTCGTCATGGCGAAAGGCCTGTCATCGGGTTATCAGCCGATTGGTGCGGTCGCGGTTTCTGACGGGTTGATCGGTGATTTCTTTGACAAGGGCGGTGAGTTTTTCCACGGTTACACCTATTCCGGCCACCCGGTAGCGTGCGCGGTCGCCCTGGAAAACATCCGCATCATGCAGGATGAAAAACTGATTGAGCACACCGCGGCGATTGCGCCCTACGTGGAAGAGAAAATGGGAGCATTGAGTGACCATCCGATCGTTGGAGAAGTCCGCGTCAAGGGACTGATTGGCGCCATTGAACTGGTCAGGGACAAGCAGACGCGGGCCCGGTTTGACGATCTTGGCCGTGTCGGCGGAATCTGCCGCGAGCATTGCTTCGACAATAATCTGGTGATGCGCGCATGCTGGGACACAATGGTGTTCTCGCCGCCGCTGTGCATAACCGAAGCGGAGGTGGACGAGTGGGTGGATCTCACTCGCAAAGCGCTCGACGCGACCTATGCGGATGTGAAAGGCGAATTGTCGTGA
- a CDS encoding circularly permuted type 2 ATP-grasp protein: MLEADGSVRPPYALLHKWLETQTPGDLRAKIREAESIFRRLGITFAVYGTEEASERLIPFDIIPRIFAASEWRRLEAGIAQRVGALNAFIDDIYHRREIVRAGKVPGDLVLQNEAYLPQMAGHSPARNVYSHIIGTDIVRVGANEFYVLEDNCRTPSGVSYMLEDREAMMFLFPELFAKHRVAPIEHYPELLRQTLDSVAPPQCDSEPTCVVLSPGIYNSAFFEHAFLADEMGVQLVTGDDLFVQDGWLYMRTTRSPVKVDVVYRRIDDDFLDPLTFNPASTLGVPGIFDVYRAGRVTIVNAPGAGIADDKAVYSFMPDIVEFYTGEKPILNNVPTWRCSDSDSLAYVLEHLEELVVKEVHGSGGYGMLVGPTASKKEVATFRQILKNRPGNYIAQPTLALSSCPTFVKSGVAPRHVDLRPFALTGDRMRITPGGFTRVAMKQGSLVVNSSQGGGTKDTWVLED; this comes from the coding sequence ATGCTCGAGGCGGACGGCAGTGTTCGCCCACCTTACGCCTTACTGCACAAGTGGCTGGAGACACAGACGCCGGGCGACCTGCGCGCCAAGATTCGCGAAGCCGAATCCATCTTCCGCAGGCTTGGCATTACCTTTGCCGTGTACGGCACCGAGGAAGCATCAGAGCGGCTGATCCCGTTTGACATCATTCCGCGCATCTTCGCTGCGAGCGAGTGGCGCCGCCTTGAAGCGGGCATCGCGCAACGGGTCGGTGCGCTCAATGCTTTCATTGATGACATTTATCACCGCCGCGAAATCGTGCGCGCCGGGAAAGTGCCTGGCGACCTGGTCTTGCAGAATGAAGCCTATCTGCCGCAGATGGCCGGCCACTCCCCTGCCCGCAACGTCTACTCGCATATCATCGGAACGGATATCGTGCGTGTGGGCGCCAACGAGTTCTACGTGCTGGAAGACAACTGCCGCACACCGTCCGGCGTTTCCTACATGCTGGAAGACCGTGAAGCGATGATGTTTCTGTTTCCCGAACTGTTCGCCAAGCACCGTGTGGCGCCCATCGAACATTACCCCGAACTGCTTCGGCAGACACTGGATTCCGTCGCCCCGCCGCAGTGTGACAGTGAACCGACCTGTGTTGTCCTGTCGCCGGGCATCTACAATTCGGCGTTCTTCGAACACGCCTTTCTGGCCGATGAAATGGGGGTGCAGCTGGTCACCGGTGATGACCTGTTTGTCCAGGACGGATGGCTTTACATGCGCACAACCCGTTCACCTGTGAAAGTTGATGTGGTTTACCGGCGGATTGACGATGACTTTCTCGACCCCCTGACATTCAACCCGGCCTCGACACTGGGGGTTCCCGGCATTTTCGACGTTTACCGCGCCGGGCGGGTCACCATTGTCAACGCGCCCGGCGCCGGTATTGCGGACGACAAGGCGGTGTACTCGTTCATGCCTGACATAGTCGAGTTCTATACCGGCGAAAAACCGATCCTGAACAATGTACCGACATGGCGATGTTCGGATAGTGACTCGCTTGCTTATGTGCTGGAGCACCTGGAAGAACTGGTGGTCAAGGAGGTCCATGGCTCAGGCGGTTACGGCATGCTGGTCGGCCCGACCGCCAGCAAGAAGGAAGTGGCCACGTTCAGGCAGATACTCAAGAACCGGCCCGGCAACTACATCGCCCAGCCGACACTGGCGCTGTCTTCGTGCCCGACCTTCGTAAAATCCGGGGTGGCGCCAAGGCATGTGGATTTGCGGCCGTTTGCGCTGACCGGCGACCGGATGCGTATTACACCGGGCGGATTTACCCGGGTTGCCATGAAACAGGGATCACTGGTGGTGAACTCCAGCCAGGGAGGCGGCACCAAGGATACCTGGGTGCTGGAGGACTGA
- a CDS encoding alpha-E domain-containing protein codes for MLLGRTAASLFWMARYMERAENMARLIEVSYRISLMPKPFRAHQDDWSSTLKSAHCEATFADKYDTASQEHVIQHLVLDRENPSSIRSSMETARNNGRAVRTALSRDVWESLNATWNELSSLRMNQLSSDKLPGFLDWIKQRSMLFRGAMLGTALRRDSFHFCQAGAFIERADNTARILDVKYHILLPRGAGPGSSIDRQQWASLLRSVSAHRAYRWAYRDASYQPWNVAQFLILNPAMPRSLLFCYDWISNNTLSEIEEEYGDGTLPCHETATETMNLLANANMEKIFQDGLHEFLSDFIDRNNRLTSEIAAAYNFP; via the coding sequence ATGCTTTTAGGACGCACCGCTGCATCACTGTTCTGGATGGCCCGCTACATGGAGCGGGCTGAAAACATGGCGCGCCTGATCGAAGTGAGTTATCGCATTTCACTGATGCCGAAACCGTTCCGGGCGCATCAGGACGATTGGAGCTCAACGCTCAAGAGCGCTCATTGCGAGGCCACGTTCGCAGACAAGTACGACACGGCCAGCCAGGAGCATGTCATTCAGCACCTGGTACTGGACCGGGAGAACCCGTCAAGCATTCGCTCCAGCATGGAAACGGCGCGCAACAACGGCCGCGCGGTACGCACGGCGTTGAGCCGCGATGTGTGGGAGTCGCTCAATGCCACCTGGAACGAGCTGTCGTCATTGCGCATGAACCAGTTGTCGAGCGACAAGCTGCCTGGTTTCCTTGACTGGATCAAACAACGGTCCATGCTGTTTCGCGGTGCCATGCTTGGAACCGCCCTGCGCAGGGACAGCTTTCATTTCTGCCAGGCAGGCGCATTCATCGAAAGGGCGGACAATACGGCACGGATACTGGATGTAAAATACCACATCCTTCTGCCTCGCGGCGCCGGACCGGGCAGTTCCATCGACCGCCAGCAATGGGCTTCACTGTTGCGTTCGGTTTCTGCACACCGGGCCTACAGGTGGGCTTATCGGGACGCCAGTTACCAGCCCTGGAACGTGGCGCAGTTTCTGATCCTCAATCCGGCCATGCCCAGATCGCTGTTATTTTGCTATGACTGGATCAGCAACAACACCCTTTCAGAGATTGAAGAGGAGTACGGCGACGGAACATTGCCATGTCATGAAACAGCCACTGAAACGATGAACTTGCTGGCTAATGCCAACATGGAAAAAATTTTCCAGGACGGATTGCATGAATTCCTGTCCGATTTCATTGACCGGAACAACAGGCTGACATCCGAAATCGCCGCTGCGTACAATTTCCCATGA
- a CDS encoding transglutaminase domain-containing protein: protein MKIHIRHATTYHYDNPGSHLVQRLYLTPQDTASQSVLDWTIEAPGMEGALEYVDAFGNVAHLTTPPIDLTEVTVVAAGTVRTTDNAGVSGHDRGSVPVQAYLASTPATESNAAIKALAHGHDRLSGIEQLHSLSAAVLDKVAYALGSTNEHTTAAEAMRDGKGVCQDHAHVFISAARLLGVPARYVSGYMVVGENEFAEASHAWAEAYAANLGWVGFDVSNQVSPDERYVRVATGMDVDSATPAKGVRRGLSTGTERMDVEVLVERVAEQ, encoded by the coding sequence ATGAAAATTCACATCCGCCACGCAACAACCTATCACTATGACAATCCAGGGTCCCATCTGGTGCAGCGGCTGTATCTGACACCGCAGGACACTGCCAGCCAATCGGTGCTTGACTGGACCATCGAGGCACCGGGCATGGAAGGTGCCCTTGAGTATGTCGATGCATTTGGCAACGTGGCCCACCTGACAACCCCGCCAATTGATCTGACAGAAGTCACGGTTGTTGCAGCCGGCACTGTCAGAACCACCGATAACGCCGGTGTATCAGGGCATGACCGCGGTTCGGTGCCAGTCCAGGCCTATCTTGCGAGCACACCGGCAACTGAATCCAATGCAGCCATCAAAGCGCTTGCTCACGGCCATGACCGTTTGTCAGGCATTGAACAACTGCATTCCCTTTCAGCCGCCGTACTGGACAAGGTGGCCTATGCTCTCGGTTCCACCAATGAGCACACCACTGCCGCCGAAGCCATGCGTGACGGCAAGGGTGTGTGTCAGGACCATGCACATGTGTTCATCTCGGCTGCGCGGTTGCTGGGCGTACCGGCACGATATGTATCGGGTTACATGGTCGTGGGCGAAAATGAATTTGCCGAGGCAAGCCATGCCTGGGCGGAAGCCTATGCCGCCAACCTTGGATGGGTGGGCTTTGATGTTTCAAATCAGGTCAGCCCTGACGAGCGTTATGTGCGCGTGGCGACCGGCATGGATGTCGACAGTGCAACCCCCGCAAAAGGGGTTCGCCGCGGCCTGTCGACAGGGACAGAACGAATGGACGTGGAAGTGCTTGTTGAAAGGGTCGCGGAGCAGTAG
- a CDS encoding proteasome-type protease: MTYCVGLKLERGLVMAADTRTNAGLDNIATFRKLQTFEVPGERVFIMMSAGNLAVTQAVVAMLEEEFEHPDEDDGNSSLKTVASMFQAAKLVGETLKSVRQDHVDQGLSSDAFSASFIFGGQISGEEPRLYQVYSEGNFIEAKEDTPFFQIGEHKYGKPILDRVANQDMRLGEAAKLVLLSFDSTIRSNLSVGMPIDMVVYNTDNLSIDRVRRIEQDDPYFRSISAKWSEALRSAVETIEEFDI; this comes from the coding sequence ATGACATATTGTGTTGGCCTGAAACTTGAGCGCGGCCTGGTTATGGCGGCCGATACCCGCACCAATGCGGGCCTCGACAACATTGCAACCTTCCGCAAGCTGCAGACTTTCGAAGTGCCTGGAGAGCGTGTGTTCATCATGATGTCGGCCGGCAACCTCGCCGTCACGCAAGCTGTGGTCGCCATGCTGGAAGAGGAGTTCGAGCATCCCGACGAAGACGACGGGAACAGCAGCCTGAAAACAGTGGCCAGCATGTTCCAGGCTGCGAAACTTGTCGGCGAAACACTCAAGTCGGTTCGCCAGGACCATGTGGACCAGGGCCTGAGCAGCGATGCTTTTTCAGCCTCGTTCATCTTTGGCGGCCAGATCAGCGGCGAAGAACCAAGGCTCTATCAGGTCTATTCGGAAGGCAATTTCATCGAAGCCAAGGAGGACACCCCTTTTTTCCAGATCGGAGAACACAAGTACGGCAAGCCGATTCTGGACCGGGTGGCCAATCAGGACATGCGGCTGGGCGAGGCGGCAAAGCTTGTATTGCTGTCTTTTGATTCAACAATTCGCTCGAACCTTTCGGTTGGCATGCCCATAGATATGGTGGTCTACAACACCGACAATCTGAGTATTGATCGGGTGCGGCGCATTGAACAGGATGATCCCTACTTCCGCTCCATTTCGGCGAAATGGTCCGAGGCGCTGCGTTCAGCGGTCGAGACAATCGAGGAGTTTGATATCTAG
- a CDS encoding alpha/beta fold hydrolase, which yields MIDFEVEYNNRARVPDHEPVIAGWASDAASYREAAACDLDIAYGDHARQKFDFFPASGRDDAPVVVFIHGGYWQALDRTSFSHMASGVAAHGLDMAIPSYRLAPDVNVQDIIDDMRSFCLALWNTHGRKLVVTGHSAGGHLAAAMFATDWTAHDGPDGLVSAGMGISGLYDLRPLMPTAINQRIGIDGKIAMQCSPLLWPSPQHGRFEAWVGGAESREYHRQSETLAAGWGGAGIACSWHPVGDDNHFTVVRHLADGASEMTSALVALCEPA from the coding sequence ATGATCGATTTCGAGGTCGAGTATAACAACCGTGCACGGGTGCCGGATCATGAACCGGTGATCGCCGGCTGGGCGAGCGATGCCGCAAGTTATCGCGAGGCGGCCGCGTGTGACCTGGACATTGCCTACGGCGATCATGCACGGCAGAAGTTCGATTTTTTCCCGGCCAGCGGCCGTGATGATGCACCGGTGGTGGTGTTCATTCACGGCGGGTACTGGCAGGCGCTTGATCGCACATCGTTTTCGCATATGGCATCAGGCGTGGCAGCTCACGGGCTGGATATGGCTATTCCGTCATACCGGCTGGCGCCGGACGTGAACGTTCAAGACATCATTGATGACATGCGCAGTTTCTGCCTGGCCTTGTGGAACACCCATGGCCGCAAGCTGGTCGTGACGGGGCATTCCGCCGGCGGGCATCTGGCGGCGGCAATGTTTGCGACCGACTGGACGGCTCATGACGGACCCGACGGGCTGGTCAGCGCCGGCATGGGCATCAGCGGCCTGTACGACCTGCGCCCGCTGATGCCGACCGCTATCAATCAGCGCATCGGCATCGACGGCAAGATCGCCATGCAGTGCAGTCCCCTGTTGTGGCCGTCCCCGCAACACGGCCGGTTTGAGGCCTGGGTGGGTGGCGCGGAATCACGTGAATACCATCGCCAGAGCGAAACGCTGGCTGCCGGCTGGGGCGGCGCCGGTATTGCGTGCAGCTGGCATCCGGTCGGCGACGACAATCATTTCACCGTCGTCAGGCACCTGGCAGACGGTGCAAGCGAAATGACCAGCGCATTGGTCGCGCTATGTGAACCTGCATGA